One Arachis hypogaea cultivar Tifrunner chromosome 18, arahy.Tifrunner.gnm2.J5K5, whole genome shotgun sequence genomic window, AACATCTTCAATGGTAGGTCCATAAGCCCAATTACAAACCAAATAGTAAACCATATTAACAGCACCCATAATGGCAAGAACCCAATAATACTTGTCATAATGACCCTTAATATTATCAGAAACCCAACTCTGTTTTCCCTCTTTGGAAGTGATGTCATCCACAATGCTGAATAATAGAGAAGCTAACAAGTTTCCTATGGCACTTCCCAAGCTGAACAAGGCTGCAGCAATGCTTGACATGCTTCTTGGAAACTCAGTGTAATAGAATTCAGAT contains:
- the LOC140181696 gene encoding protein NRT1/ PTR FAMILY 1.2-like; its protein translation is MKRHITSSFQISAVSAVIENIRRRKAIREGYIDNPEAVLDMSAMWLILHNVLNGIAETFNAIGQSEFYYTEFPRSMSSIAAALFSLGSAIGNLLASLLFSIVDDITSKEGKQSWVSDNIKGHYDKYYWVLAIMGAVNMVYYLVCNWAYGPTIEDVAGNRVHQEEEK